The following are encoded together in the Nodosilinea sp. PGN35 genome:
- a CDS encoding glycosyltransferase, with the protein MIPLSQLNKLESCPSGPLQIEPFPARAGNDEVALQTLTLSLAIPTYNEGQNIGPLVERLTALLDSAIPQDYELIVVDDDSPDLTWNRALDLQATYPQVRVLRRQEERGLSSAVIRGWQIARGQVLGVIDADLQHPPEVLIGLLEAIRHGADLAVGSRHVEGGGVSEWSLARRVLSRGAQTVGLLLLPRVVGRVSDPMSGYFMVRRDAIAGPPLNPKGYKILLEVLGRGTIDTIAEVGYVFQERQEGASKVTWRQYIDYIHHLLRLRLGGRLSQLHQRFPMQRFVRFGLVGLSGVVVDMAILYLLHSTLGLPLTRSKIVAAEVAILNNFIWNDAWTFADVSLLQKGWSARLKRFLKFNLVCLAGLVLNVLVLNVVYNLVFGQRWAYLANLVAIAIVTFWNFWLNLKLSWRVTQVK; encoded by the coding sequence ATGATTCCTCTATCCCAATTGAACAAGCTTGAGTCTTGCCCCAGCGGCCCCTTGCAGATTGAACCTTTTCCCGCTAGAGCTGGCAATGACGAGGTTGCGCTACAGACCCTAACGCTGTCTTTGGCTATTCCCACCTATAACGAAGGCCAAAATATTGGCCCTCTGGTGGAGCGCCTGACTGCTCTCCTCGACAGCGCTATTCCCCAGGACTACGAGCTGATAGTCGTTGACGACGACAGCCCCGATCTGACCTGGAACCGGGCTTTAGATTTGCAGGCCACCTATCCCCAGGTGCGGGTGCTGCGGCGGCAGGAGGAGCGGGGGCTGTCTTCGGCGGTGATTCGCGGCTGGCAGATCGCCCGAGGACAGGTTTTGGGCGTGATCGATGCCGATTTGCAGCATCCCCCAGAGGTGCTGATCGGGCTGCTGGAGGCCATTCGCCACGGGGCCGATCTGGCGGTGGGCAGCCGCCACGTGGAGGGCGGCGGCGTCAGCGAGTGGAGCCTGGCGCGGCGGGTGCTGTCGCGGGGGGCGCAGACCGTGGGGCTGCTGCTGCTGCCTCGGGTGGTAGGGCGCGTGAGTGACCCCATGAGTGGCTACTTCATGGTGCGGCGGGATGCGATCGCAGGCCCGCCCCTCAACCCCAAGGGCTACAAAATTTTGCTGGAGGTGCTGGGGCGCGGCACCATCGACACCATCGCCGAGGTGGGCTATGTGTTTCAGGAGCGGCAGGAGGGGGCCAGCAAGGTCACCTGGCGGCAGTACATCGACTACATTCACCACCTGCTGCGGCTGCGGCTGGGGGGGCGACTGTCGCAGCTGCACCAGCGCTTTCCGATGCAGCGGTTTGTGCGCTTTGGCCTGGTGGGGCTCAGCGGCGTGGTGGTAGATATGGCGATTCTCTACCTGCTGCACAGCACCCTGGGGCTGCCTTTGACCCGCAGCAAAATTGTGGCGGCTGAGGTGGCAATTCTCAACAACTTTATTTGGAATGACGCCTGGACCTTTGCCGATGTCAGCCTGCTGCAAAAGGGCTGGTCGGCGCGGCTGAAGCGCTTTCTCAAGTTCAACCTGGTGTGCCTGGCGGGGCTGGTGCTGAACGTGCTGGTGCTGAATGTGGTCTACAACCTGGTGTTTGGCCAGCGCTGGGCCTACCTGGCGAATTTGGTGGCGATCGCGATCGTTACCTTCTGGAATTTCTGGCTCAACCTCAAGCTGAGCTGGCGGGTGACGCAGGTGAAATAG
- a CDS encoding quinone-dependent dihydroorotate dehydrogenase: protein MKDPYRQLVRPLLFHGVTLDPEFLHRRTMNLLAWLAQPGADRAAAHGHAWLRQQFCLADPRLAQTCWGLTFTNPLGLAAGFDKDGVAARAWPLLGFGFAELGTVTRYPQPGNPQPRLFRLVKDEAVLNRMGFNNRGAVALAERLGAYWSSQRPAMPVGINLGKSKVTELADAPEDYRFSLRQLYPYGDYFVVNVSSPNTPGLRSLQAADQLGPILAALQAENREEKPLLVKIAPDLAWPDIDAVIELAQAYGLAGIIATNTTIAKESLKTKTLLQTGNAVVDEAGGISGAPLRSRSTEVIHHIYQRTGGTLPIVGVGGIFTADDAWEKIIAGATLLQVYTGWIYEGPWMIRRLLAGLLAKLEEHQLASVAEAVGLRHRV from the coding sequence GTGAAAGATCCCTATCGCCAGCTTGTGCGTCCTCTGCTGTTCCATGGGGTGACGCTTGACCCAGAGTTTTTGCATCGCCGCACCATGAATCTGCTGGCCTGGCTCGCTCAGCCGGGGGCAGATCGCGCCGCCGCCCACGGCCACGCCTGGCTACGACAGCAGTTCTGCCTCGCCGACCCGCGCCTGGCCCAAACCTGCTGGGGGCTCACGTTTACTAACCCCCTGGGTCTGGCGGCGGGCTTTGACAAAGATGGCGTAGCAGCGCGAGCCTGGCCGCTGCTAGGGTTTGGCTTTGCCGAACTGGGTACCGTCACCCGCTACCCCCAGCCGGGCAACCCCCAGCCCCGCCTGTTTCGCCTGGTCAAAGACGAGGCCGTGCTCAACCGCATGGGCTTTAATAACCGGGGAGCAGTGGCGCTGGCCGAGCGCCTGGGAGCCTACTGGAGCAGCCAGCGACCGGCGATGCCGGTCGGCATTAATCTGGGTAAGTCTAAGGTGACCGAGCTAGCTGACGCCCCTGAGGACTATCGGTTTAGCTTGCGGCAGCTCTACCCCTACGGCGACTATTTTGTGGTGAATGTGTCGTCGCCCAATACGCCGGGGCTGAGATCGCTCCAGGCTGCCGACCAGCTCGGCCCCATTTTGGCGGCGCTACAGGCGGAAAACCGCGAGGAAAAACCGCTGCTAGTCAAAATTGCCCCTGATTTGGCCTGGCCCGACATTGACGCGGTTATTGAGCTGGCCCAAGCCTACGGCTTGGCAGGGATCATTGCCACCAACACCACGATCGCAAAGGAGAGCCTTAAAACCAAGACTCTGCTACAGACCGGCAATGCCGTTGTCGATGAAGCGGGAGGAATTAGCGGTGCGCCGCTGCGATCGCGATCGACCGAGGTGATTCACCATATTTACCAGCGCACGGGGGGCACCCTGCCCATTGTGGGCGTCGGCGGTATCTTTACCGCCGACGATGCCTGGGAGAAAATTATCGCCGGGGCGACGCTGCTACAGGTCTACACTGGCTGGATCTACGAAGGCCCCTGGATGATCCGGCGGCTGCTGGCGGGTCTGTTGGCCAAACTCGAGGAGCACCAGCTGGCTAGCGTTGCCGAGGCGGTGGGGCTACGCCATCGCGTCTAG
- a CDS encoding GAF domain-containing protein, translated as MAQSHHHDSSSDRHDHKIMALSRILKVLRGSTTVEEAVTLALDHVRQEMDFEVSWVGLYDRINHRLVTKGCHSPRPMRSIRTMINLTPGDVMEQVVIQQRPLIVADLQNEIRAGEWGTIAKQLALQSAIIFPIKRQEVCFGLLVLASCDWGKSASLGERSYLAIVMGELAEALHQFESEQQRQQAKRLEQPLLTLIGNLGTLPDVDSQLKEVVRETQRFIAPQRTRVFWFEPKGNYFWQRTPGLANRPASPEDERSLHIAVDEVRGLYQALCNQQLVVVGESRGALKTIVSDRLMQQLKAESLMIAPISRQGDLMGFIAVEGTSPRIWKEPEKQFLIGAAQLLTVALPTAAAKETVRQTELDQHLTTGVIQGIHGDVDWHHTLQTCFEVLQDRLGIQQFFVLLFNPDRNGYDLCFQSQASRPRGVPLLWPCLDDVDWQMLERSPSAITIDNLTHDLKLMAWRPSLLELGAQAVLVGNVAPGNAPEGMVLICDTISRQWTTTEQSLFEAVARQIGVILHQWQLQRQLDQQQHIYESIQWGLQALHKGLHPDQLEQTTLQHVMQLLHGSAVLLLSWQPGSPTAAVTQIVNQDTSVTVTSNHSISVGTDALINWALQTDGMLPLTADELPSETTAWFHTPRGSRLLITALRTAPTHLVTGVVIAVSPSHRQWANHHLTIFKLLTSQLAWSRRHLAMTTMLTQQRQELENLNWYKHHRLEDLYRVLGQTAQNLAHLQAKDTAIAGELQLIHDQLTAVMENAETVLVGERWQLHRQHQTMPLISLLNRLIERVNPILEARQLWSKVHNESNVVLGGDMLKLELILYEVMAAACNRSPVGGRIDLWCRVLNLDWVELSVTDDGQCPARLLEELNQSHPSDVLAPSALDGPPGLHLAICKLLIDQLGGEISFSTLDDGRTHSRLLLPLAAYTEQHRTKPQLSSVVPTEASSPSPT; from the coding sequence ATGGCGCAATCCCACCATCACGATTCTTCCTCCGATCGGCACGACCACAAAATTATGGCGCTGTCGCGCATCCTCAAGGTGCTGCGCGGTAGCACCACTGTGGAAGAAGCGGTGACCCTCGCCCTCGATCACGTGCGCCAGGAGATGGACTTTGAAGTGTCTTGGGTCGGCCTGTACGACCGCATCAACCATCGCCTGGTCACCAAGGGCTGCCACAGCCCCCGCCCGATGCGATCGATTCGCACCATGATCAACCTCACCCCCGGGGATGTGATGGAGCAGGTGGTGATCCAGCAGCGCCCCCTGATCGTGGCCGACCTGCAGAACGAAATTCGGGCTGGGGAGTGGGGCACGATCGCCAAGCAGCTGGCCCTGCAGAGCGCCATTATTTTTCCCATCAAGCGCCAGGAGGTGTGCTTTGGCCTGCTGGTGCTGGCTTCCTGCGACTGGGGTAAGAGTGCCTCCCTGGGGGAGCGCTCCTACCTGGCCATTGTCATGGGGGAGCTGGCCGAGGCCCTGCACCAGTTTGAGTCTGAACAGCAGCGGCAGCAGGCCAAGCGCCTGGAACAGCCTCTGCTCACCCTGATTGGCAACCTGGGCACCCTCCCCGATGTCGATAGCCAGCTCAAAGAGGTGGTGCGCGAAACCCAGCGGTTTATTGCCCCCCAGCGCACCCGCGTCTTTTGGTTTGAGCCCAAGGGTAACTATTTCTGGCAGCGCACGCCGGGACTGGCGAACCGCCCCGCTTCCCCTGAGGACGAGCGATCGCTGCACATTGCCGTCGATGAGGTGCGCGGCCTCTACCAGGCCCTCTGTAACCAGCAGCTGGTGGTGGTGGGCGAAAGCCGGGGGGCGCTGAAAACCATCGTCTCCGATCGCCTCATGCAGCAGCTCAAGGCCGAGTCGCTGATGATTGCCCCCATCAGCCGCCAGGGCGACCTGATGGGGTTTATTGCGGTAGAGGGTACCAGTCCCCGCATCTGGAAAGAGCCTGAAAAGCAGTTTCTCATCGGGGCGGCGCAGCTGCTCACCGTGGCCCTGCCCACCGCTGCGGCCAAAGAAACCGTGCGCCAAACCGAACTCGACCAACACCTCACCACTGGCGTCATTCAGGGCATTCACGGCGATGTGGACTGGCACCACACCCTGCAAACCTGCTTTGAGGTGCTGCAAGACCGGCTGGGTATTCAGCAGTTTTTTGTGCTGCTGTTCAACCCCGATCGCAATGGCTACGATCTCTGCTTCCAGAGCCAGGCCAGCCGCCCTCGGGGGGTGCCGCTGCTGTGGCCCTGCCTCGACGATGTGGACTGGCAGATGCTCGAGCGCAGCCCCTCAGCCATCACCATCGACAATCTGACCCACGATCTCAAGCTCATGGCCTGGCGGCCCTCCCTGCTAGAGCTGGGGGCCCAGGCGGTGCTGGTGGGCAACGTGGCCCCCGGCAACGCCCCCGAGGGCATGGTGCTGATCTGCGATACCATCAGCCGCCAGTGGACGACCACCGAGCAGTCGCTGTTTGAGGCCGTAGCCCGCCAGATCGGCGTGATTTTGCACCAGTGGCAGCTCCAGCGCCAGCTCGACCAGCAGCAGCACATCTACGAGTCGATTCAGTGGGGGCTCCAGGCGCTACACAAGGGTCTGCACCCCGATCAGCTCGAACAGACCACCCTCCAGCACGTCATGCAGCTGCTGCACGGCTCGGCAGTGCTGCTGCTGAGCTGGCAGCCGGGGAGCCCCACCGCTGCCGTCACCCAAATTGTTAACCAGGACACCAGCGTTACCGTTACCTCTAACCACTCCATTTCGGTGGGTACCGACGCTCTAATCAACTGGGCCTTGCAGACCGACGGCATGCTGCCCCTCACCGCCGACGAACTGCCCAGCGAAACCACCGCCTGGTTTCACACGCCCCGGGGCAGCCGCCTGCTGATTACCGCTCTGAGAACGGCCCCCACCCACCTGGTCACCGGAGTGGTGATCGCCGTGTCGCCGTCTCACCGGCAGTGGGCCAACCACCACCTGACGATCTTTAAGCTGCTCACCAGCCAGCTGGCCTGGTCGCGGCGACACCTGGCCATGACCACCATGCTCACCCAGCAGCGCCAGGAGCTCGAAAACCTCAACTGGTACAAACACCACCGCCTGGAGGATCTCTACCGCGTGCTGGGGCAGACGGCCCAAAATCTGGCCCATCTCCAGGCCAAGGACACGGCGATCGCAGGCGAACTCCAGCTGATCCACGATCAGCTCACCGCCGTGATGGAAAATGCTGAAACCGTGCTGGTGGGCGAGCGCTGGCAGCTGCACCGGCAGCACCAGACCATGCCGCTGATCAGCCTGCTCAACCGCTTGATTGAGCGGGTCAACCCCATTCTTGAGGCCCGCCAGCTCTGGTCTAAGGTGCACAACGAAAGCAACGTCGTGCTGGGCGGCGACATGCTCAAGCTAGAGCTGATCCTCTACGAGGTGATGGCGGCGGCCTGCAACCGCTCCCCCGTGGGGGGGCGCATCGATCTCTGGTGCCGGGTGCTCAACCTCGACTGGGTGGAGCTGTCGGTCACCGACGACGGCCAGTGCCCGGCGCGGCTGCTCGAAGAACTGAACCAGAGCCACCCCAGCGACGTGCTGGCCCCCTCGGCTCTGGACGGCCCGCCAGGGCTGCACCTGGCCATCTGCAAGCTGCTGATCGATCAGCTCGGCGGTGAGATCAGCTTTTCGACCCTCGACGATGGCCGCACCCACAGCCGCCTGCTGCTGCCCCTCGCCGCCTATACCGAGCAGCATAGAACCAAGCCCCAGCTCAGCTCAGTGGTACCCACAGAAGCCAGCTCTCCAAGCCCTACCTAA
- a CDS encoding NAD(P)H-quinone oxidoreductase subunit N yields MDLVNLGAQLNAGTIWPEAVLLVTILVILVGDLIQGRSSAAWTPYAAMAGGLGATVVLVLQWSMVNPIGFLGAFNADDLSIVFRGIIALSAVVTVPMAIRYVQQSGTSLAEFLVILLTATLGGMFLSGASELVMIFVALETLSISSYLLTGYMKRDPRSNEAALKYLLIGAASSAIFLYGSSLLYGLSGGQTRLEAIATSIVGDGTEAPIGLVVALVFVIAGIAFKIAAVPFHQWTPDVYEGSPTPVVAFLSVGSKTAGFALAIRLLVTAFPLVSEQWHFVFTALAILSMVLGNVVALAQTSMKRLLAYSSIGQAGFLMIGLVVGTDAGYASMLFYLFIYLFMNLGGFTCVILFSLRTGTDQISEYAGLYQKDPLLTLGLSICLLSLGGIPPMAGFFGKIYIFWAGWQAGAYGLVLVGLVTSVISIYYYIRVIKMMVVKEPQEMSDAVKAYPALRWDLPGLRPMQVSLILAVVATSLAGILSNPLFTIANQAVTQTPMLQSPGAQVAVTPIAPTVQN; encoded by the coding sequence ATGGATCTCGTCAACCTCGGGGCACAGCTCAACGCTGGCACTATCTGGCCAGAGGCCGTTCTGCTAGTCACGATCTTGGTGATTTTGGTCGGCGATCTGATCCAGGGTCGCTCCTCCGCCGCCTGGACGCCCTACGCCGCCATGGCCGGGGGCCTGGGGGCCACCGTTGTCTTGGTGTTGCAGTGGTCGATGGTCAACCCCATTGGCTTTTTAGGGGCCTTCAACGCCGACGATCTGAGTATTGTCTTTCGCGGCATTATCGCCCTGTCGGCGGTGGTGACGGTGCCCATGGCGATTCGCTACGTGCAGCAGTCGGGCACGTCGCTGGCCGAATTTCTGGTAATTTTGCTCACCGCCACCCTGGGGGGCATGTTTCTCTCGGGGGCCAGCGAGTTGGTGATGATTTTTGTCGCCCTAGAGACTCTGAGTATTTCGTCTTACCTGCTAACCGGCTACATGAAGCGCGATCCCCGCTCCAACGAGGCGGCGCTCAAGTACCTGCTGATTGGGGCGGCCAGTTCGGCGATTTTTCTCTACGGCTCGTCGCTGCTGTACGGCCTCTCCGGTGGGCAGACGCGGCTGGAGGCGATCGCCACCAGCATTGTCGGCGACGGCACCGAAGCCCCCATTGGCCTGGTGGTCGCCCTGGTGTTTGTGATTGCAGGCATCGCTTTTAAGATTGCCGCCGTGCCCTTCCACCAGTGGACCCCCGACGTCTACGAGGGCTCCCCAACGCCCGTGGTGGCCTTTCTGTCGGTGGGGTCTAAGACCGCTGGTTTTGCCCTGGCCATTCGTCTGCTGGTGACTGCTTTTCCCCTGGTGTCGGAGCAGTGGCACTTTGTGTTCACCGCCCTGGCGATTCTCAGTATGGTGCTGGGCAACGTGGTGGCTCTGGCCCAGACCAGCATGAAGCGTCTGCTGGCCTACTCCTCCATTGGCCAGGCCGGGTTTTTGATGATTGGCCTAGTGGTGGGCACCGATGCGGGCTACGCCAGCATGCTCTTCTACCTGTTCATTTACCTGTTTATGAACCTGGGCGGTTTTACCTGCGTGATTTTGTTCTCCCTGCGCACCGGCACCGACCAGATCAGCGAGTACGCCGGGCTGTACCAAAAAGACCCGCTGCTCACCCTGGGCCTCAGCATTTGCCTGCTGTCGTTGGGGGGCATTCCGCCCATGGCCGGATTCTTTGGCAAAATTTACATCTTCTGGGCGGGCTGGCAGGCCGGGGCCTACGGCCTGGTGCTGGTGGGCCTGGTCACCAGTGTGATCTCGATCTACTACTACATCCGCGTCATCAAGATGATGGTGGTCAAAGAACCCCAGGAAATGTCTGACGCCGTCAAAGCCTACCCCGCCCTGCGCTGGGATCTGCCCGGTCTACGCCCCATGCAGGTGAGCCTGATTCTGGCCGTAGTCGCTACGTCGCTGGCGGGCATTTTGTCGAACCCCCTATTCACCATCGCCAACCAGGCCGTTACCCAGACCCCCATGCTGCAAAGCCCTGGGGCCCAGGTGGCCGTCACCCCGATCGCCCCCACCGTGCAGAATTAA
- the topA gene encoding type I DNA topoisomerase encodes MSTLVIVESPTKAKTIRNYLPSGYRVEASMGHVRDLPRSASEIPASVKGEKWAQLGVNPDDDFAPLYIVPSDKKKVVKTLKDALKEADELLLATDEDREGESISWHLLQVLNPKVPTRRMVFHEITQEAIQASLDNCRDIDSQLVHAQETRRILDRLVGYTLSPLLWKKIAGGLSAGRVQSVAVKVVVKREQERRAFRRGSYWDLKASLLKDKNAFEAKLYSLGGTRLANGSDFDEATGRVAEGREVVLLDETQARELQTRLQAGVWTVSNLEERPNNRKPAPPFTTSTLQQEANRKLRLSARDTMRVAQNLYEQGYITYMRTDSVHLSEQAIAAARACVTTKYGTDYLSPKPRQYATKSKGAQEAHEAIRPAGSTFRTPKETGLTGREASLYDLIWKRTVASQMAEARQTNITASIEVENALFRATGKRIDFPGFFRAYVEGSDDPDAAIEDQEVLLPALATGDALSCSDLEAIGHETQPPARYTEATLVKTLESEGIGRPSTYATVISTIIDRGYVNLVNNSLVPTFTAFAVTALLEQNFPDLVDVHFTARMEQTLDDISTGEVDWLPYLKAFYSGDQGLETMVQERETQIDPTAARTVLLDDLEAKIRIGRYGPYVEIGDGEESVKASIPADVPPADLDGEQIERIIKQKVEGPDKVGLHPDTGEPIFMRIGPYGPYVQLGEPTDDNPNPKRASLPKGTQPEAVTLEMAVGLLRLPRTLGAHPETGKSIKAGQGRFGPYIVHDQGKEGRDYRSLKGDDDVLTVTLERALELLAQPKAGRGRKKVDPLKDLGAHPDDNEQVAVFNGPYGLYVKHGKVNASVPEGVEVDAVTLEQALSWINAKASTKKGRGGKTKSTTSRTTKTAAASKASGAKKTTKASTAKASSGAKAATGSKSTGTKKSATSKTAKTTTKRSTPKSASKKADNPPETDA; translated from the coding sequence ATGTCAACCCTTGTCATTGTCGAGTCACCCACCAAGGCTAAAACGATTCGCAACTACCTGCCGTCGGGGTATCGGGTTGAGGCGTCTATGGGACACGTGCGCGATCTGCCGCGATCGGCCAGCGAGATTCCCGCCAGCGTCAAGGGGGAGAAGTGGGCTCAGCTCGGCGTCAACCCCGATGACGATTTCGCGCCGCTGTACATCGTGCCCAGCGACAAAAAAAAGGTGGTCAAGACCCTCAAAGACGCCCTGAAGGAGGCCGACGAACTGCTGCTGGCCACTGACGAAGACCGCGAAGGCGAAAGCATTAGCTGGCACCTGCTCCAGGTGCTCAACCCCAAGGTGCCCACCCGGCGCATGGTGTTCCACGAGATCACCCAGGAGGCGATTCAGGCCTCCCTCGACAACTGCCGCGACATCGACAGCCAGCTCGTCCACGCCCAGGAGACCCGCCGCATTCTAGACCGCCTGGTGGGCTATACCCTCTCGCCCCTGCTGTGGAAGAAAATTGCCGGAGGCCTGTCGGCGGGCCGGGTGCAGTCGGTGGCGGTGAAGGTGGTGGTCAAGCGCGAGCAAGAGCGCCGCGCCTTCCGCCGGGGCTCCTACTGGGATCTCAAGGCCAGCCTGCTGAAGGATAAAAATGCCTTTGAGGCCAAGCTCTACTCCCTGGGCGGCACCCGCCTGGCCAACGGCAGCGACTTTGATGAAGCCACCGGTCGCGTGGCCGAGGGCCGCGAGGTGGTGCTGCTCGATGAAACCCAGGCCCGTGAGCTGCAAACCCGTCTGCAAGCCGGAGTGTGGACGGTCAGCAATCTAGAAGAGCGCCCCAACAACCGCAAGCCCGCCCCGCCCTTTACCACCTCTACCCTCCAGCAGGAGGCCAACCGCAAGCTCAGGCTCTCGGCCCGCGACACCATGCGGGTGGCTCAAAACCTCTACGAGCAGGGCTACATCACCTACATGCGAACCGACTCGGTGCACCTGTCGGAGCAGGCGATCGCCGCCGCCCGCGCCTGTGTCACCACCAAGTACGGCACCGACTACCTCAGCCCCAAACCCCGCCAGTACGCCACCAAATCCAAGGGTGCCCAGGAGGCCCACGAGGCCATTCGCCCCGCAGGCAGCACCTTCCGCACCCCCAAAGAAACGGGGCTAACCGGGCGCGAAGCCTCCCTCTACGACCTGATCTGGAAGCGCACCGTGGCCAGCCAGATGGCCGAGGCCCGCCAGACCAACATCACCGCCTCCATCGAGGTCGAAAACGCCCTCTTTCGCGCCACCGGCAAGCGCATCGACTTCCCCGGCTTCTTTCGGGCCTACGTCGAAGGCTCTGACGACCCCGATGCGGCGATCGAAGATCAGGAGGTGCTGCTGCCTGCCCTGGCTACGGGGGATGCCCTCAGCTGTAGCGATCTAGAGGCGATCGGTCACGAAACCCAGCCCCCCGCTCGCTACACCGAGGCCACCCTGGTCAAGACCCTGGAGAGCGAAGGCATTGGCCGCCCCAGCACCTACGCTACCGTGATCAGCACGATCATCGATCGCGGCTACGTCAACCTGGTCAACAACAGTCTGGTGCCCACCTTCACTGCCTTCGCGGTGACGGCGCTGCTGGAGCAAAATTTCCCCGACCTGGTGGATGTGCACTTCACCGCCCGCATGGAGCAGACCCTCGACGACATCTCGACCGGCGAAGTCGATTGGCTGCCCTACCTGAAGGCGTTTTACTCCGGTGATCAGGGCCTCGAGACCATGGTGCAGGAACGGGAGACCCAAATCGACCCCACCGCCGCCCGCACCGTGCTGCTCGACGATCTCGAAGCTAAAATTCGCATTGGCCGCTACGGCCCCTACGTCGAAATCGGTGACGGCGAGGAGTCGGTTAAGGCGTCGATCCCCGCCGATGTGCCCCCCGCCGACCTAGACGGTGAGCAGATCGAGCGGATCATCAAGCAAAAGGTCGAAGGCCCCGACAAAGTGGGCCTGCACCCCGACACCGGGGAGCCGATCTTTATGCGGATTGGCCCCTACGGCCCCTACGTGCAGCTGGGCGAACCCACCGACGACAACCCCAACCCCAAACGGGCTTCCCTACCCAAGGGCACCCAGCCTGAGGCGGTCACCCTGGAGATGGCCGTGGGGCTGCTGCGGCTGCCCCGCACCCTCGGTGCTCACCCAGAAACCGGCAAGTCCATTAAGGCGGGTCAGGGTCGCTTTGGCCCCTACATCGTCCACGACCAGGGCAAAGAGGGCCGCGACTACCGCTCCCTCAAGGGCGATGACGACGTGCTGACCGTCACCCTGGAGCGCGCCCTGGAGCTGCTGGCCCAGCCCAAGGCGGGGCGGGGCCGCAAGAAAGTCGATCCGCTCAAAGACCTGGGGGCCCACCCCGACGACAATGAGCAGGTGGCGGTGTTCAACGGCCCCTACGGCCTCTACGTCAAGCACGGTAAGGTCAACGCCTCGGTGCCCGAAGGGGTCGAGGTCGACGCTGTGACGCTAGAGCAGGCTCTCAGCTGGATCAACGCCAAGGCATCGACTAAAAAAGGCAGGGGCGGCAAGACCAAGTCAACCACCTCGCGCACCACCAAGACGGCGGCGGCCAGCAAAGCCAGCGGAGCCAAGAAAACGACCAAAGCTTCTACCGCTAAGGCCTCGAGTGGTGCTAAGGCAGCTACCGGCTCGAAATCTACCGGCACAAAGAAGTCGGCCACCTCGAAAACGGCTAAGACCACGACTAAGCGATCGACGCCTAAGTCTGCGTCTAAAAAAGCCGACAATCCTCCCGAGACCGACGCCTAG
- a CDS encoding response regulator, whose product MDAPQKLAFVVQSNRLQGLMWQALLKSQKLAVILEPAKGDLADCISQIASAGLTLPDVIVLDAEAAELNPYEFCRWCRATFPAMQIFLTRCRQLHISDTERRWAKQQGATDFLSGFDRDTLMSGATSNVKRILTSLDYPFLNEKALLTVLLNIRRQLGTTQAAGVPAKRPERLKGKGAGLSLAAKTSPDSPTSPSGDLAPDPLNDVDWVTSGLRALSNGLARKAAKESFAPPPPAVKSSALPKPSTDDDNLADGITVRRYRGVVY is encoded by the coding sequence GTGGATGCACCGCAGAAGCTAGCCTTTGTTGTTCAATCAAACCGTCTACAGGGGCTGATGTGGCAGGCACTGCTAAAGTCTCAAAAGCTGGCCGTCATCCTAGAACCCGCCAAGGGCGATCTGGCCGACTGCATTAGCCAGATTGCCAGCGCCGGGCTGACGCTGCCCGATGTGATTGTGCTAGATGCTGAAGCAGCGGAACTCAACCCCTACGAGTTTTGCCGCTGGTGTCGCGCCACCTTCCCGGCTATGCAGATTTTTCTAACCCGCTGTCGCCAGCTCCACATTTCCGATACCGAACGGCGCTGGGCCAAGCAGCAGGGTGCCACCGATTTTCTCAGCGGCTTTGACCGCGACACCTTGATGAGCGGTGCCACCAGCAATGTCAAGCGCATTTTGACCAGTCTCGACTACCCCTTCCTCAACGAAAAGGCGCTGCTCACGGTGCTGCTCAACATTCGTCGGCAGCTGGGCACCACTCAGGCCGCCGGAGTTCCGGCCAAGCGTCCAGAGCGCCTCAAAGGCAAAGGGGCTGGTCTCTCGCTGGCCGCCAAGACATCGCCAGACTCGCCCACCAGCCCCTCAGGCGATCTGGCTCCCGATCCGCTCAACGATGTCGATTGGGTCACCTCTGGGCTGCGCGCCCTGAGCAATGGACTGGCTCGCAAGGCGGCAAAAGAGTCCTTTGCGCCGCCCCCCCCCGCCGTTAAGTCGAGCGCATTGCCCAAGCCCTCGACGGACGACGACAATCTAGCCGACGGCATCACCGTGCGTCGCTACCGGGGCGTGGTTTACTAA